From the genome of Sulfurimonas hongkongensis:
CTTCCAAGACCGAGTTTTATGGCAATTCCAGCACCTAAAATTGCACCGCTTGAGACTCCAAGAGTGTAGGGCGTCATAAGTGCATTTCTAAAGAGAGATTGGTATAAAAGCCCACAAAGGGACAGTATGGCTCCAGCTGCAAATGCAAAGATAACACGAGGGAGTCTTAGCTCAAAAAAGATAGAGTGTGCGAGAGTGTCATTTTTAAAAACTTCACTAAAGTCAAGATAGATAGCACCAACAAAACCAGAGACTAAAAGCACAAACAGTAAAAAAGTCCAGATAAAAAATCTAATCATATCGCACCGCCAAACCATCAAAGCTGGTTCCATAAAGCTCTTCTAGTCTAGCCTCATTATAAAACTCATCATATTTTTCATAGTAAGAGGCACTAAAATCTTTTAAAAAAAGCGTTGGCGAGTTGATGTAAGATGCAAGCTCTAAATCATGTGTGATTAGGATGATTTGGTGATACTCTTTTAAGCCTTTTATATGTTTGGCTATTGTTTTTGCATTCTTTGGATCAAGGTTTGCAGTTGGCTCATCAAGGATAATGATTCTGCTCTGTGCTACAAGTGAAGATGCCAAGGAGACAAGCTGTGCTTCACCAGAACTAAGAGAGCTAAGAGGGTGAGAGGCAAGGTGTGAGATATTTAAAAACTCTAGGGTGTTTTTAGCTATCTTCTTATCATTGCTAGAGTAGTCAAAAAAACTGTCTTTGTAGGTAAATCTACTCAAAAGCACAAACTCTTCTACGCTTATAAACTCATCATAAACTTCTAGTTTAGTAGGTATATAAGTAAGCAGTTTCGCTCTTTGCTTTAGAGACAACTCTTTAATGTTTCGCCCATCTATATAAATCTCTCCATCATATTGGGTAAGCCCACAAATAGCTCTTGCAAGTGTACTTTTTCCACTACCATTTGCCCCTAAGATATTTAGATGCCCATCTATTTTAAGTGAAATATTATCTAGTATAACTTTATCATGATATTTAATGCTTAGTGAGTCTAGTTTTATCATCTCTTTAAGTTTACTTTCACACTCCGCATCAGTATGGTCTATATTTTTAAAAGTCTCTTCAAGCATGATTTTTATCTTTTTTATCTACTATCTTATCATATGAAACAAAGGATGCGTAAGGCACACAGAGACAAAAGGCCTCTTCTAGGCTTATGCCTTTTAGTAGATGCAAAAATGTTTTTATGACTCCGCTGTGAGTAACTACTAAAACATTCTCTTTTTTTAGTGCTGGGAGATACTCGAAAAAAAACTTTTCAACTCTTGAGATAAACTCCTCTATAGGTTCGCCACCAAGTGCATCTGTCCACTGTTTGAAGTTTATATACTTTAAGTTTGTAGAAATCTCATCAAAACTCATGCCTTCATATTCGCCCCATGACTTCTCTCTTAGCTCTTTAGTGTAGATGGCATTATCGCCCTTTATAAACTCTTTTAAAGTCTCTTTTGCTCTTTTTAAATCTGAGCAATATATAGCATCAAACTCAGACGCCTTAAAGTGCTTTTCTAGCTCTTTGGCATCTGCATAACCTTTGGAAGATAGGCCAATATCTATGTGACCGTTATAGCATCCTATATATTTTTCCTCAACTTCTGCATGGCGAACTAAAGTGATAGTCATGAAGCGATGCCAAGTAAGATGGCATTTAGTAGGATAAGTTCAGTTACTTCTATAGTAAAACCGTAGATATCTCCACTAAAACCACCATATCTCTTTACAAAAAAAGATTTGATAACAAACAAAACAAACAAACTTAAAACAAACAAACCAAGCGTTTGGATGCTAAGAAGTGCTACATAGATAAAAGCCATGAAGGCTTGAGAGCTTTTTAGTTCCTCTTTTGCTAAAGTTCCCATGCCATTTTGAGAGATATAGGGAAAAAGATAGATGGCTAAAACAGCGTTAAAACGAGAAAGAAGAAGAACTACAGGCAGAAGATAAAAAGCATCAAAGACAGATAAAGATGAAGCTTTTAGGATTAAAAAAGTAGCAGTAAAAATCATACCCATTCCACCAGTATTTGGATCTTTCATAACTTCTATGGCTTTTTCTTTTGAGACAAAAAGCCCATCTATGGTGTCACTTAATCCATCTAGATGCAAGGCTCCTGTGAGGATAACCCAAAGAGTAAAGATGATGATGCCTAGATGCAAGTCTGGTAAATGTCCATCTAAAAGTGCGTGAGCGCCCCATAAAATGAGACCTAGTAAAAAACCAACAAGAGGGTAAAACAAAACTGCATAACCGTTGATGCCTCTGTTAAAATCGTGAACTTTGAAAAAGGGAACACTTGTAAGCATTGAGACAGCAAGGGAGAAACCTTTAAAAAAGTTTTTCATTTTATCCTCGTAGAGATGCCAGCAATGGTATGGTAAACCTCGTCGCATCTGCTTGCTATGAGTTGGGACAATTTCCCGCTTGCATCTATAAAATCGCGTGCTAGTTTGTTATCAGGTATAACTGAGCATCCAACATCATTTATAACAAAGACT
Proteins encoded in this window:
- a CDS encoding ABC transporter ATP-binding protein, with product MLEETFKNIDHTDAECESKLKEMIKLDSLSIKYHDKVILDNISLKIDGHLNILGANGSGKSTLARAICGLTQYDGEIYIDGRNIKELSLKQRAKLLTYIPTKLEVYDEFISVEEFVLLSRFTYKDSFFDYSSNDKKIAKNTLEFLNISHLASHPLSSLSSGEAQLVSLASSLVAQSRIIILDEPTANLDPKNAKTIAKHIKGLKEYHQIILITHDLELASYINSPTLFLKDFSASYYEKYDEFYNEARLEELYGTSFDGLAVRYD
- a CDS encoding adenosylcobinamide-GDP ribazoletransferase, with translation MKNFFKGFSLAVSMLTSVPFFKVHDFNRGINGYAVLFYPLVGFLLGLILWGAHALLDGHLPDLHLGIIIFTLWVILTGALHLDGLSDTIDGLFVSKEKAIEVMKDPNTGGMGMIFTATFLILKASSLSVFDAFYLLPVVLLLSRFNAVLAIYLFPYISQNGMGTLAKEELKSSQAFMAFIYVALLSIQTLGLFVLSLFVLFVIKSFFVKRYGGFSGDIYGFTIEVTELILLNAILLGIAS
- a CDS encoding histidine phosphatase family protein codes for the protein MTITLVRHAEVEEKYIGCYNGHIDIGLSSKGYADAKELEKHFKASEFDAIYCSDLKRAKETLKEFIKGDNAIYTKELREKSWGEYEGMSFDEISTNLKYINFKQWTDALGGEPIEEFISRVEKFFFEYLPALKKENVLVVTHSGVIKTFLHLLKGISLEEAFCLCVPYASFVSYDKIVDKKDKNHA